The nucleotide window GTGTACTTGGATTTCAATTCGTAGATCAGTTCTTCAACCTTCAGGGTCGAGATCGGGTCCAGTGCCGAGCAAGGTTCGTCGAGCAACAGCACTTCCGGTTCCACGGCAATGGTGCGGGCGATGACCAGACGCTGCTGCTGGCCACCGGACAGGCCCAGCGCCGACTCGTGCAGGCGGTCCTTGACCTCGTCCCACAGGGCCGCGCCTTTCAGCGCCCACTCGACAGCTTCGTCCAGCACACGCTTCTTGTTGATGCCCTGGATACGCAGGCCGTAGACCACGTTCTCGTAGATGGTCTTGGGGAACGGGTTGGGCTTCTGGAACACCATGCCCACACGACGGCGCAGCTCGGCCACGTCTTCGCCCTTGCGGTAGATGTTGTTGCCGTACAGGTTGATGGCGCCTTCCACGCGGCAGCCGTCAACCAGGTCGTTCATGCGGTTGAAGGTGCGCAGCAGGGTCGACTTGCCGCAGCCGGACGGGCCGATGAAGGCGGTCACGCGCTGCTTGGGAATGTTCATGCTGACATCGAACAGCGCCTGCTTGTCGCCATAGAACAGGCTCAGGCCCGGCACTTCGATGGCCACGGTTTCTTCGGCCAGTTGCAGGCCCTGCTTGTTGCGGCCCAGGGCAGACATGTCGATGCCGTGGGTATGAGAATCTTGCTGCATGGTCTCACTCCGTTTGTAGCTGCGAGCTTGAAGCTGCAAGCTGCAAGTTAGGGCAAAGCGGCAATCTGCTTGGAGCTTGCCGCTTGTGACTTAAAGCTCTGATCAGCTGTCCAGCGCCTTGTACTTCTCGCGCAGGTGGTTGCGGATCCACACGGCCGAGAGGTTGAGGGAGGCGATCACCAGTACCAGCAGCAGTGCCGTGGCGTACACCAGCGGCCGTGCGGCCTCGACGTTCGGGCTCTGGAAGCCGACGTCATAGATGTGGAAGCCCAGGTGCATGATCTTCTGGTCCAGGTGCAGGTACGGGTAGTTGCCGTCCACTGGCAGCGAAGGCGCCAGCTTCACCACACCCACCAGCATCAGCGGGGCCACTTCACCGGCGGCGCGGGCCACGGCGAGGATCATGCCGGTCATCATGGCCGGGCTGGCCATTGGCAAGACAATCTTCCACAGCGTCTCGGCCTTGGTCGCGCCCAGGGCCAGCGACCCCTCGCGTACGGTACGCGGAATACGCGCCAGGCCTTCTTCGGTGGCCACGATCACCACCGGTACGGCCAGCAGTGCCAGGGTCAATGATGCCCACAGCAGGCCCGGGGTACCCAGGGTAGGCGCCGGCAGTGCTTCAGGGAAGAACAGGCGGTCGATAGAACCACCCAGCACGTAGACGAAGAAGCCCAGGCCGAACACGCCGTAGACGATCGCCGGCACGCCAGCCAGGTTGTTCACCGCAATGCGGATCAGGCGGGTCACCGGGCCTTGCCGTGCGTATTCGCGCAGGTAGACGGCAGCCAGCACACCGAACGGGGTGACGATCACGGCCATGATCAGGGTCATCATCACGGTACCGAAAATGGCCGGGAAGATACCGCCTTCAGTGTTGGCTTCACGCGGGTCATCGCTGAGGAATTCCCACACCTTGGCAAAGTAGGTACCCAGCTTGGTGAAGCCGGACATGCCGTTCGGCTGGATGGCGTGCACCACCTTGCTCAGGTTGATTTCCACTTCGCGGCCGTTGCCATCGCGTGCCACCAGGCTGTCGCGGGCGAAGGCCTGGTGCAGGCCGCTCAAGCGGTCTTCGATGGCCTTGTAGCGGCTGTTCAGCTCGGCGCGGTCGGCGTCCATGTCGGCCTGGGCGGCGGCGTCCAGCTTGCCGTCCAGCTCCAGCTTGCGGGCCTGCAGGCGCAGGCGCTCAAGGCCATGGTTGATGGCACCGATGTCCTTCTTCTCCAGCTGCTGCAGCTCACCGTTGAGCTGGCTGGCGCGCTTGAGGCGAGCCTGCAGTTCGTTCCAGGCAGCAGGGCCTTCGGCAACCACGCGGCCTTCTTCCTTGACGCTGACCAGGTAGCCATAGAAGTTGCCCCACTCGCGGCGCTCCAGGGCGATGAGGTCGGCCGGGCGCTGTTCATCGACCAGCCAGTCGCCGACCACCCAGGTGAAATCGCTGCCGTTGAGGTCGCGGTTACCCACCTTGATCAGCTCGCGGGTCATGAACTCCGGGCCCTGCTCCGGTACCGGCAGGCCGGCCCCCTTCAGGCGGGCACGGGGTACCTCTTCCTTTTGCACCACTTCGCCGATGACGATGTGGTCAGCCTGGCCCGGTACCTTGTAGGTGGCCTGGACAAGATCGGCCGGCCAGAAGTGGCCCAGGCCGCGCACGGCAATCACCGCCAGCAGGCCAACGGTCATGATCACCGCCATGGCCACGGCGCCGCCGCTCATCCAGACGCCTGGGGCGCCGCTCTTGAACCAGCCTTTGAGGGAATCCTTTTTCACGGATCGCTACCTTTCTATCAAAGCGACGAGTATTTCTTGCGCAGACGCTGGCGAATCAGCTCGGCCAAGGTGTTCATGACGAACGTGAACATCAACAGCACCAGCGCGGCCAGGAACAGCACGCGGTAGTGGCTGCCACCGACTTCCGATTCCGGCATTTCCACGGCCACGTTGGCGGCCAGGGTGCGCATGCCCTCGAACAGGTTCATCTCCATCACCGGGGTGTTGCCGGTGGCCATCAGCACGATCATGGTCTCGCCCACCGCACGGCCCATGCCGATCATCAGCGCCGAGAAGATACCCGGGCTGGCGGTGAGGATGACCACGCGGGTCAGGGTCTGCCAAGGCGTCGCACCCAGCGCCAGCGAGCCCAGGGTCAGGCTGCGCGGCACGCTGAACACGGCGTCTTCGGCAATGGAATAGATGTTCGGGATGACCGCAAAGCCCATGGCGATACCCACGACCAGGGCGTTGCGCTGGTCGTAGGTGATGCCCAGGTCGTTGGTGATCCACAGGCGCATGTCACCGCCGAAGAACCAGTTTTCCAGGTGCGGGCTCATGGTCAGGGCGAACCAGCCGGTGAACAGGATGACCGGTATCAGGATCGCGGCTTCCCAACCATCGGGCACACGCAGGCGGATCGACTCCGGCAGGCGGCTCCAGGTGAAGCCGGCCAGCAGGATGCCGAGCGGCATCAGCAGGAACAGGCTGAATACGCCTGGCAGGTGGCCTTCGAGGTAAGGGGCCAGGAACAGGCCGGCGAAGAAGCCGAGGATCACCGTCGGCATCGCTTCCATCAACTCGATCACCGGCTTGACCTTGCGGCGCATGCCCGGGGCCATGAAGTAGGCGGTGTAGATGGCGGCGGCAATGGCCAGCGGGGCGGCCAGGATCATCGCGTAGAACGCGGCTTTCAGCGTACCGAAGGTCAGCGGCGAAAGGCTCAGCTTGGGTTCGAAGTCGGTATTGGAAGCGGTCGATTGCCAGACGTATTTCGGTTCGTCGTAGTTCTCGTACCACACCTTGCCCCACAGCGCGCTGAAGGAAACTTCAGGGTGCGGGTTGCGCAGGCTCAGCGGCAGCAGCTTGCCGCCTTCTTCAATAATGATGCGGTTGGCACGCGGCGATAGGGCCAGAATACCAGGGCCTTCGGCAGCCGGCTCGACCAACAGGGTGCGGTGCGCGGTGCTGTGGAACACGCCCAGCTTGCCGTCGGCGTTCAGGGCGATGAAGCCCTTGCGGCGCTCTTCGGCGTCAATCTGCACAACCGGGGCCTTGCCCATCTGGAAGGTGCGGATCTGCTTGAAGCGCGATTCGCCGTCCGGGTCTCGTGCCATGAACCATTGGGCCAGGCCACCTTTGGAGTCACCGATGATCAGCGATATGCCGCCGACCAACTGGGCGCTGGCGGTAATTTCGGTGTCCGCGCTTTCGGCCAGCTTGTAGCGGCCGTTAAGGCTCTTGTCACGCAGGCTGAACACGTCGGCGGTGGCGCGGCCGTTGATCACGTAGAGCCACTGCTGACGCGGGTCGATGAAGATGTTCTTCACTGCTTCGGTCATCTGCGGCAGCACGATACGGTTCTGCTCGGTGGTGACCTCTTCGGTCATCATGTT belongs to Pseudomonas putida NBRC 14164 and includes:
- the pstB gene encoding phosphate ABC transporter ATP-binding protein PstB, with the protein product MQQDSHTHGIDMSALGRNKQGLQLAEETVAIEVPGLSLFYGDKQALFDVSMNIPKQRVTAFIGPSGCGKSTLLRTFNRMNDLVDGCRVEGAINLYGNNIYRKGEDVAELRRRVGMVFQKPNPFPKTIYENVVYGLRIQGINKKRVLDEAVEWALKGAALWDEVKDRLHESALGLSGGQQQRLVIARTIAVEPEVLLLDEPCSALDPISTLKVEELIYELKSKYTIVIVTHNMQQAARVSDYTAFMYMGKLVEFGDTDTLFTNPAKKQTEDYITGRYG
- the pstA gene encoding phosphate ABC transporter permease PstA, which codes for MSGGAVAMAVIMTVGLLAVIAVRGLGHFWPADLVQATYKVPGQADHIVIGEVVQKEEVPRARLKGAGLPVPEQGPEFMTRELIKVGNRDLNGSDFTWVVGDWLVDEQRPADLIALERREWGNFYGYLVSVKEEGRVVAEGPAAWNELQARLKRASQLNGELQQLEKKDIGAINHGLERLRLQARKLELDGKLDAAAQADMDADRAELNSRYKAIEDRLSGLHQAFARDSLVARDGNGREVEINLSKVVHAIQPNGMSGFTKLGTYFAKVWEFLSDDPREANTEGGIFPAIFGTVMMTLIMAVIVTPFGVLAAVYLREYARQGPVTRLIRIAVNNLAGVPAIVYGVFGLGFFVYVLGGSIDRLFFPEALPAPTLGTPGLLWASLTLALLAVPVVIVATEEGLARIPRTVREGSLALGATKAETLWKIVLPMASPAMMTGMILAVARAAGEVAPLMLVGVVKLAPSLPVDGNYPYLHLDQKIMHLGFHIYDVGFQSPNVEAARPLVYATALLLVLVIASLNLSAVWIRNHLREKYKALDS
- a CDS encoding ABC transporter permease subunit gives rise to the protein MNDLANSNMTQNSQPVRIDFNTPELQRKRRIRALKDRLTRWYVLVGGLAVLAAITLIFFYLAYVVLPLFQGAELTSKKALEPTWLQQDAGKPLMIALEEQNLVGMRVSDKGQALFFDTKTGNELKRVDLPVPADTQVTSISSDQPGSPLVVLGLSNGQALVFHHTYKITYPDNKKTITPGIDYPYGEQPFVLDEQGRALEHVNVNVNGDTLVLAGSTGAHLQVVQLTRTENMMTEEVTTEQNRIVLPQMTEAVKNIFIDPRQQWLYVINGRATADVFSLRDKSLNGRYKLAESADTEITASAQLVGGISLIIGDSKGGLAQWFMARDPDGESRFKQIRTFQMGKAPVVQIDAEERRKGFIALNADGKLGVFHSTAHRTLLVEPAAEGPGILALSPRANRIIIEEGGKLLPLSLRNPHPEVSFSALWGKVWYENYDEPKYVWQSTASNTDFEPKLSLSPLTFGTLKAAFYAMILAAPLAIAAAIYTAYFMAPGMRRKVKPVIELMEAMPTVILGFFAGLFLAPYLEGHLPGVFSLFLLMPLGILLAGFTWSRLPESIRLRVPDGWEAAILIPVILFTGWFALTMSPHLENWFFGGDMRLWITNDLGITYDQRNALVVGIAMGFAVIPNIYSIAEDAVFSVPRSLTLGSLALGATPWQTLTRVVILTASPGIFSALMIGMGRAVGETMIVLMATGNTPVMEMNLFEGMRTLAANVAVEMPESEVGGSHYRVLFLAALVLLMFTFVMNTLAELIRQRLRKKYSSL